The window AAACGAACGAGCACCGGAAAGTTCTCGCAAACGGCTTCGGCTGGCAGATGGGCTCCTTCAGGAGTTGTCAGCAGCCAGAATTCGCCTCGCTGTTTCCAGTCCTGATAGGGCTCGCTCTTGGCTTGAGCGAAACCGATGGAGGGCAGCAACGACCAAACAACCAGACCGACAAACAGAGCAGCGCGCAGCATGGAGAGACTCGGCAGGTGAGTAGGGTGGGGAGAGACCGCTGCCTATCATCACCGCCCGAATTGGCAGTTGCAATCGCAGGCAGATAGCAACTGGCCGAGCAACAGCGCAGAATAACCGCCATGCACCTCGATCCGCACTCCAACGAACCGCCGATCGGCGACGATCCATTCGCCGCCCCCGGTCCGATGACCGGCTATCGGTTCTCGGAGCGTCCCGAGGATGGCAAGGATGCCACTGGTGGGCCATGGACAATCGCCACCAGTCCCTGGCAGACCTGGCTCTGGTTCGTCCGCGTTCTGTCAGCCGATCCCACCCATCACGTGCCGCCGCGGTTCGGCACTTCGGCGATTTTAGGCATTACAACGCTGTTAGCTTTACTTTTCGCATTGTTCCGCGCGGTCGATCTCCATCCGCTCAATTACATCTTCTCGACGCTGCTCCTGTTCACGGTCGTGCTGGTGCAAATGCGCTGGGGGCACATGGCTCGGCCGGCGTCGATCGTTGCCGGCGCCATCTGGCTGCCGCTGTTTGTCCTTACGCTGATTGCCTTTGTGGAAGAGCCGCCGGCCCTGCTGGGGGCCTGTTGCGCGGTCCCGGTGCTGGTGCCGATTGGTGGCTTCTTCGGCTACTTGGCCGGCACGTGTGCTGGCGGCTTCTTTTTACTGATGGAATTATTTGAGAAGTATTGGGAACGCCGGATGCAGCAGAGCGGGTCGACCCCACCCGCTGCGGCCCCGACGCAGCTTGACGACCCGAAAGGGCACCGTTAGAATCCGCCGAAAATCCAAAGCGGCCAAAGGGTTGTGACTCCCGGCCGCCTGCTTTTAAAAGCACCTGTTTTTCACAGCATGGTGCTTTCGAAAGCACTGCGATTAACAACCAACCTGTTATCAGAACCCGACCAGGAAACAGACATGGCCGATGCCCGCAAACCCTCTCCGCGATCCGGTACGTCCGCGCGGGCGGCGGCCAAGGGCCCGGCGGTCAAAAAGCCTCGGAAAGAACCAATGGCAGAATCGGAATCGGAATCGGTTACGGGCAACGTCTTTGATGTCGAGCGGATTCGCAAGCTCGTCGAGCTGATGAAGGAACACGATCTCAACGAGATCGACCTCCGCGAATCGCGTCAACGGCTCCGCATTCAACGGGGCGCTGCCGTGCAATACGCCGCGCCGCAGATGATGGCTGCCCCTCCTCAAATGATGGCAGCCAGCGCTCCAGCGCCAGCCGCTGCCGCGAGCGGTGGCAAGAGTGCGCCGGCTGCAGATGGCCCGAACATCACGATCATCAAGAGCCCGATGGTCGGTACGTTCTATTCCAAGGCCAACCCCAAGGCAGCCCCGTTTGTGAAGGTCGGCGATCGCGTCGATACCAACACGACGATCTGCATTGTCGAAGCCATGAAGGTCTTCAACGAGATCCCTGCCGAGGTACGGGGCTCGATCGTCGCCGTGCTCGTCGAAGAAGGCGAAGCCGTCGAATTCGACAAGCCGCTGTTCAAGGTCGACACCAGCAAGTAAGTCGCCCGTCGTCCGGCCCTCCAGCAATGTCTCGCCGGGTTTCCGGCCATTTAGCCGCCGGTAACCCGGCTATCGAGCAATGTTTAAAAGAATTCTGATTGCTAACCGCGGCGAAATCGCGCTGCGGATCATCCGGGCTTGCAAAGAGCTCGGCATCGAAACCGTCTGCGTTTACAGCACAGCCGACAAGGGCTCGCAGTATCTGCAGCTCGCCGATCAAACCTATTGCATCGGCCCGCCGAAGAGCGTGCAGTCGTACTTGAAGATCGATCAGATCATCGCCGCTGCCGAACTGGGCGAGGTCGACGCGATCCATCCAGGTTACGGCTTTCTCGCTGAAAACGCCCACTTCAACGAAGTGGTTCGCAGCTGCGGCTTTGGCTTCATCGGCCCCACACCCGAAGCCATGGATGCCCTGGGCGATAAGAACCGCGCTCGCGAAGCAGCCCGCAAAGCCAAAGTTCCCGTTGTGCCCGGCTCGGCTGGCTTGATCGAAGACGACGAAGAAGCCGTCAAAGTCGCCCGCGAAATCGGTTACCCCGTGCTCATCAAGGCTACGGCTGGTGGTGGCGGCAAGGGCATGCGCGTCGCTCCCAACGAAGCGGCCCTCAAGCCCGCGCTGCAAGCCGCCAAGACCGAAGCCGCCGCCGCGTTCGGCAACGCTGGCGTGTATCTCGAACGCTACATCGAAAAGCCCCGCCACGTCGAAGTGCAAATCATCGCCGATCACCACGGCAATGCGATTCACCTCTTCGAGCGCGAATGCTCGACTCAGCGCCGCCATCAAAAACTGATCGAAGAATCGCCGGCCCCGCGCTTGCCCGCCGCTCGTCGTCAGGAAATGTGCGACGCTGCCGTTCGCCTGGTAAAGACTGTCGGCTATCAAAACGCCGGCACCGTCGAGTTCATTGTCGATCAGCAGGACAACTTCTACTTCATCGAAGTCAACGCTCGCGTCCAGGTCGAACACCCCGTCACCGAAATGGTCACCGGCGTCGACATCATCAAGACGCAGATCTTGGTCGCCAGTGGCGAGCCGCTGCCGTTCAAGCAGGAAGACATCAAGCAGACCGGTTGTGCGATCGAGTGCCGCATCAATGCGGAAAACCCCGACCGCAACTTCCAACCCTGCCCCGGCTTGATCAAGCAGATGTACATCCCCGGCGGCAACGGCGTGCGGTTCGACTCGCACGCTCACCCCGGCTACAGCGTGCCGCCATACTACGACTCGATGATCGGCAAGCTGATCGTCTACAAGCCGACCCGCGCCGAAGCCATCGCCACCATGATCCGGGCCCTCGATGAACTTCGCTTCGAAGGGATCCAATCGACGGCTCCCTTCCACAAAAAGGTGCTCAGCCATCAGATCTTCGCCGACGCCTTGGTCGACACGGGCTTCGTCGAGCGGACCTTCCTCACCGCCGGCACCTAGCCGGAACTAGGCAGGAATATATAACAGGTTATTGCAATTTGATTTTGCCGTAACCTGTTATTCGGCAGCCACTTAAGCCAAAAGCACTGCACCTGGCTATAACCTTTTATAACCGCGACAAAATGTCGTACCCGACAGTCGCGGATGGGAGCTGCACCAGCTAGCGGGCGGACGGTATCTAGACCGTTGCGCGAGTCAGGCCGCCAGCAAAGGGCAGCGCGGGAAACGAACGCACTTGATATGGGGCAACATTTTGCTGCCGAGCGATGCCTAGCCACGTATCGATCATGCTGGGCAACCTTTGGTGGAGTTGCTCAACGGTAAATTGATTCGCCGCGACGCGTTGCAGTACCGCAGTGATCGGCTCGACGAATAGTGAGCATTGACCACGAGAAAGTTCTGTGGTCACGGCCTGCAGTTGTGCGGCCTGATTATCGAGACAGTAAACGGCGCCAGGATGCCTATAGACCGACTCGCCGAAGCAGAGCACGGGTAGTCGCTGATTCAAGGCTTCGATGGCTGTCGATGAATTGATGCAAGCCAGCGCGCGGCTGGCGCTCAATGCTTGCTGCAAAGTGGACGAATCGTCCCACAGATGGCCGCGCGACAGCACGAGTTCCTTCAGGCCTGCCGCTGGTGGATGGCGCGGATGCGGCCGGACTCGCACGCGGAGGGCGGAGTGCTTGGTAACGTGATCCACCAGCGCAGCCATGTCTCGAAACCAGGGCGAGTAATCGGTCAGTTGCGTGTCGCGGTCGTACTGCAGCAGCAGCAGGAGATCTCCCTTATCGCGCACCTGTAGCGGAGTCTGCCCGTTGGCGGCCAGCGGTTTGTTCGCCCAACTCGCGCCGATGTTTACTCCGACGTCGTCGAGTTGGACGGTGGCTTGCTGCGGATACCAGCCATGTTCTACGTAGACAACGTGGGCTCCCAGTTCGCGCAGCAGGCGCACGCTCGGCAGGTATCGCTGCTTGATGCCGTTCCAAACAAAGGCGAGATCCGGCCTGCCAGCCCACCAACGATTGGGCAACCAACCACTCAACGGCCCAAA is drawn from Anatilimnocola floriformis and contains these coding sequences:
- the accC gene encoding acetyl-CoA carboxylase biotin carboxylase subunit — its product is MFKRILIANRGEIALRIIRACKELGIETVCVYSTADKGSQYLQLADQTYCIGPPKSVQSYLKIDQIIAAAELGEVDAIHPGYGFLAENAHFNEVVRSCGFGFIGPTPEAMDALGDKNRAREAARKAKVPVVPGSAGLIEDDEEAVKVAREIGYPVLIKATAGGGGKGMRVAPNEAALKPALQAAKTEAAAAFGNAGVYLERYIEKPRHVEVQIIADHHGNAIHLFERECSTQRRHQKLIEESPAPRLPAARRQEMCDAAVRLVKTVGYQNAGTVEFIVDQQDNFYFIEVNARVQVEHPVTEMVTGVDIIKTQILVASGEPLPFKQEDIKQTGCAIECRINAENPDRNFQPCPGLIKQMYIPGGNGVRFDSHAHPGYSVPPYYDSMIGKLIVYKPTRAEAIATMIRALDELRFEGIQSTAPFHKKVLSHQIFADALVDTGFVERTFLTAGT
- a CDS encoding capsular polysaccharide export protein, LipB/KpsS family, whose protein sequence is MNYWFGPLSGWLPNRWWAGRPDLAFVWNGIKQRYLPSVRLLRELGAHVVYVEHGWYPQQATVQLDDVGVNIGASWANKPLAANGQTPLQVRDKGDLLLLLQYDRDTQLTDYSPWFRDMAALVDHVTKHSALRVRVRPHPRHPPAAGLKELVLSRGHLWDDSSTLQQALSASRALACINSSTAIEALNQRLPVLCFGESVYRHPGAVYCLDNQAAQLQAVTTELSRGQCSLFVEPITAVLQRVAANQFTVEQLHQRLPSMIDTWLGIARQQNVAPYQVRSFPALPFAGGLTRATV
- the accB gene encoding acetyl-CoA carboxylase biotin carboxyl carrier protein, translating into MAESESESVTGNVFDVERIRKLVELMKEHDLNEIDLRESRQRLRIQRGAAVQYAAPQMMAAPPQMMAASAPAPAAAASGGKSAPAADGPNITIIKSPMVGTFYSKANPKAAPFVKVGDRVDTNTTICIVEAMKVFNEIPAEVRGSIVAVLVEEGEAVEFDKPLFKVDTSK